Proteins from a genomic interval of Paenibacillus sp. RC334:
- a CDS encoding IS3 family transposase: MEIAQKYITRGHSISFVLRVLEVERSTYYAYVNRPEQAQETIHRAGRPAPGLSYTQDGEPISDEQICEWIMEFLAGEGANYGYRKLTVLLSRRHQLKINKKKVYRLCKRMDVLRPQRKLKIKHPKRLANNRVITASNQLWETDIKYGWVQGEQRFFFLMSILDVFDRAVVTYHIGLTCEAKHLVQIMQEALMKRQLFDKAEKPVIRSDNGPQFISNLFEEACNEFVMIHERIPPKTPNKNAHIESYHSIIEAECYQRHEFETYPQAYEVVSQFIQDYNRIRIHGSIYDLSPYEYMEAVKQGTVKPKQIKV, from the coding sequence ATAGAAATCGCCCAGAAGTATATTACACGAGGGCATAGCATCAGCTTTGTACTGCGTGTGCTAGAGGTAGAACGCTCAACGTATTATGCATACGTGAATAGGCCAGAGCAAGCCCAAGAAACAATCCACAGGGCCGGTCGCCCTGCACCTGGTTTATCTTATACACAAGATGGTGAGCCAATCAGTGATGAGCAGATTTGTGAATGGATCATGGAGTTCTTAGCAGGCGAAGGCGCGAACTACGGCTATCGTAAACTGACCGTGCTTTTAAGCCGCCGCCATCAACTGAAAATTAACAAGAAGAAAGTTTACCGTCTATGCAAGCGGATGGATGTGCTTCGTCCACAGCGGAAACTCAAGATTAAGCATCCCAAGCGACTTGCCAACAATCGCGTCATAACGGCCTCTAATCAACTGTGGGAGACTGACATTAAGTATGGATGGGTCCAAGGCGAGCAACGGTTCTTCTTCCTTATGAGCATCTTAGATGTGTTTGATCGCGCCGTAGTTACTTATCACATTGGATTGACGTGCGAAGCGAAGCATCTCGTTCAGATCATGCAGGAAGCACTGATGAAACGTCAGCTCTTTGACAAGGCAGAAAAGCCTGTCATTCGTTCGGACAACGGTCCGCAATTTATTAGCAACCTGTTTGAGGAAGCTTGTAACGAGTTTGTCATGATTCACGAGCGCATCCCGCCAAAAACGCCGAATAAAAACGCGCATATCGAATCGTATCATTCGATCATAGAGGCGGAGTGCTATCAGCGGCATGAGTTTGAAACATATCCACAGGCCTATGAAGTCGTAAGTCAGTTTATACAAGATTATAATCGTATCCGCATCCACGGCAGCATTTACGATTTGTCCCCGTATGAATATATGGAAGCGGTGAAACAAGGCACTGTGAAGCCAAAGCAGATTAAGGTTTAA